A single Mercenaria mercenaria strain notata chromosome 9, MADL_Memer_1, whole genome shotgun sequence DNA region contains:
- the LOC123546961 gene encoding grpE protein homolog 1, mitochondrial-like gives MAAPTSVRTLTKLTRFSRTVLFSRAQKRQGLYSFSTTVSENKVGSDNPKSVPDPEKKGEEESTSKKTETPTGPSELEEKLTKENEKLQKDFKEMKDKYMRALAETENVRTRMKKQVEETKVFGIQGFCKDLLDVADILNQAMDTVPKEELDRNQHLKSLFDGLSMTNKQMIKVFGKHGLVKIEPAIGDKFDPFFHEALFQVPAQGESKADTIADVQKTGYKLHERTLRPALVGVFKS, from the exons ATGGCAGCCCCCACGAGTGTGCGGACACTTACTAAATTAACTCGTTTTTCTAGAACTGTCTtattcagcagggcgcaaaaaaG acaaggtttatattcattttcaacTACTGTATCAGAGAACAAAGTAGGGTCAGATAATCCTAAATCTGTCCCAGATCCTGAGAAGAAAGGTGAAGAAGAGAGTACTAGTAAAAAAACTGAGACCCCAACTGGACCCTCTGAGCTTGAAGAAAAATTAAccaaagaaaatgaaaagctgcaaaaagatttcaaagaaatgaAG GATAAATACATGCGTGCACTGGCAGAAACAGAAAATGTTCGTACTAGAATGAAGAAACAGGTGGAAGAGACAAAAGTGTTTGGAATTCAAGGTTTCTGTAAAGACCTCTTAGATGTAGCGGATATCTTGAATCAAGCTATGGACACTGTACCTAAAGAAGAATTAGACAGAAATCAGCATCTAAAGTCACTCTTTGATGGACTTTCTATGACCAATAAACAAATGATTAAAGTTTTTGGAAAGCATGGACTTGTGAAGATAGAACCTGCTATTGGGGATAAGTTTGATCCCTTCTTTCATGAGGCACTTTTCCAGGTGCCAGCACAGGGTGAGAGTAAAGCGGACACAATTGCAGATGTTCAGAAAACTGGCTATAAACTGCATGAAAGGACTCTAAGACCAGCCCTTGTAGGCGTATTTAAATCCTGA